The Fusarium fujikuroi IMI 58289 draft genome, chromosome FFUJ_chr01 sequence cgctcctcttcttcggctgCCTGCCTGTCTGCGTTATTGATTTCACGCTCTGTTTCTTGCTGCTTCTTAAGCGACTCCCGGATATCGGTGTCATCAGTTAACCATGGCGGCAAGGGTCTGGGCGCATTCTCATCCTGCAGTTCTCTCTCAAACCCGCCAGCCATGTCGTCCTCTTGGTCATTGAGAACAGCTGGGTTTTCATCCGCGACTTCGGATTTCTTGTCCGGTCCAGCTTCTGGggctttcttctttccaaaTAGTGACGAGCCCCAGTCAAGTTTCGGGAATGGCAGCGGGCCATCAAATGGGTTCCTCTTGTTCTCAACGACGGGTATAAACTTTGGTTTTGGCTGAGGCTTCTTTTTCATCCTGGCTTTTGCAAGCACTGTCTGCATATCTTCGTCGCTGTCGCTATCGGCAGGAGTATCATGCTCTTGACGCCTGGGCACCGCAGCGCTTGCTCTATTGTTAACAATATGAGCAATCATAGAGCCTCCTTTGGCCGTGATGGGCTTTTGTGCGTCAACCGACTTTTGTGTCCATTTAGGCGCTTCCATGGGAACGTCCTCGAACTCCTCCTCATGATCTGACTCTTGTCCAACTCCATGTTGATTTTGCAGTGACATAGCTATTGCGCGGTTGAggtcatcctcttcgtcgttgTGCAGCGCTTCTTCGGGTGGTTGTGCAAACAGCACATCTGTATTCTCGATATTTCCGCCTACGAAGAGTGACTCCTCGCCCTGCGGTGAGGACTCTTGGCGATGGTTACCATATATTTGCCGCCGTCGTGCCGCTATATCCTGGGCTGCTTGGTAGCTAGCAATTTGTGCTGCAGAAGGTTTCGGAAGTCGATTGAGTCCCTCTATGGGAACGTCTTCAAaatcttcctcgtcttcctcctcgtcttcctttGATTGGTACTGAACTTGAATGGCATCCACGTCGATAGGTTTATGTGCCTCTCCAACGTCCTTGTCTCTGCTGACCACACCCAAAGCCCATCCTCCCTCGGCACCCTCATTCTTTACCAGGATGTACTCTCTGTTCTTTTCGCCAGCAACTCGTGCATTTACCCCAAGTGTCAGGTCGGTGCCAGTCATTCCGACTTCATACATGAGACGTTGAGTGAGGTGATTGCGTTCCTTGACCCTTTCGATCTGGAACTTGGAGAAGGCCATGCGATCTGGGAACATTTCTTCCAGCTGCTCCTTGCTGAGACCCATTCTCAATCGGCTCCTCAGTCTTGCTGCGTTCAGAATATTGTATCGATCAGGAGCTGGAAGACTCTTGAAGAATTCGCCATCAAAATCGATCTTGCTGAAGTCGTAAAGATTAATATCTTCACCTTCATGGAACTGGCGCGCGTAttcttccagctcttctACACTCATGATTCGTGGATCATCTGGCTTTCCCATTGCCGCAATACCGCCACCATCTAGATCAGGGAGATGGTAGGCGTCCTGCTTTCGAAATGTTCTACCCTTCCGCCTCTCATTTTGAGATAGGAGAGCCTCGTCATCGTAAACAAGTTGACTGGCATCAGGAATCacttcttgttgctgctcttCTCGGGCAGATATATCACGTTCTCGATCTCTCCGCCTACGGTCGTGGTCTTCTTCCGCAATGCGCTGCATTTGCACTGCTAGCAGTTTACCCGCCGTTCGAACGGCATCTTCACGGCGACCTTCGCGTCTTCGCTTTCGATGCTGAATCGTCTGTCTCTTTAGAATCGGTGCGCCACCGTCGAAGACGAATACTGGTTGAATACCAAACCACAGAAGCTTGCATATGCGACGGAAGAAACCGACGACGTGCGAGTTGCGCAGCGCATTGCCTTCTTTGTCGCGTACAGCTTTGAGAAATTGATATATCCAAATTGAGGCATCGACTGCGAGTCGTTTGCGATTTAGAGTCGCGAGGTTCGTCGGTCGGGCGCATGGCTGAACAACTGTCCATAGACCGGTCACACCCATGATAGGCTATGACCGTGAATTCAAATGCAAGTCCGTATAATAGGGAGAGGCACAAGGCCTTATGTTTAAGGGATACGCCCTCGTCTGATGAGAGTAATGCTCATTGTCTGGATGCGTAGAAAAGGGAGGGTCGATGGTTCTACAATTGGATTGGCATGAAAATAATGAGAATGGGAAGTCCAAGATCTAAGAAAACAAACAGAAGTTCACGGTTGCCTTCAGCATCGAGCTTCTATAACGTCAGCGTGGGGCCGATATATCGCCGCTATTGCCGCTAACCCTTCTGTTCGCAAAATCAACGAACATCACATTCCCCACGTCTTCGCTAATACTACAATTTACAACACTCAACCCTCTGGCTCCTAAGCCTTCTTGAGTGGAAATGGACACTGAAAAGGCTCGAGAATATCTCAGCAgtattctcaacaagaaccTTCGCGTGTACACCTCCGATGGTCGGTTGTTCTGGGGCGCTCTGAAATGCACCGACCCTGTATGTTTCAATACCCTACAGCTGTTGAGCCTCGGTTGTAAGCGACGAactgacctgacctgaccttAAAAGGACAAGAATATTGTGCTGGCTCACACTTATGAATATCGgcagccatcttcaagaGAGCGTGAAAAGGCAGCAGAGAAAGCTGATGGGGAAACTGTCAAGGTCGACATGACATCTCGCTACTTGGGTCTGGTTGTTATACCTGGGGAGCACATTGCCAAGATGGAAGTCGAGGAGTTTGCGAGTCAAATGAGGAACCAGAATATCATATAACGTAGCGGCCAGGGGAGGTCAAGAAAACCCGGGATCTCGATCctaaataatagaaagaattaTGTAACTTATTATATGCTTAGAATACCTTCAccaagtttaggatacctttgctaagcttaggatgctcttgttgagttattttgacaccttacATCAAGGCCTGATATATggataaaagagataaaattAATGAATTAAAACTACAACAAGGCTACCGCAAAAGAAAGTTATCATACCCATTCAGCCTTTTGCAACCCGCCCAGCCTAAAGCTACCCACAACGCCTTGTACAACCAAGATTGCGTTCCCATCATTACTACCGAACGTGAGGAAAGCAGGACATACGCTCGTCCTCTTTCACATAGCCTGAATGCAGTACTTTGTCACATCAATCGTGAGCACGTTCTACGCGGCGACGGCTTCCTGTGTACGTCCACGAGACTCGCCGTTCAGACCGCCATCGCTGCCCAGAATGGAGCCTCgggcatcctcatcctcctcctcctcgtcgctgtCAAGATCACGGTCTCGAGCA is a genomic window containing:
- a CDS encoding RAD13-like protein → MGVTGLWTVVQPCARPTNLATLNRKRLAVDASIWIYQFLKAVRDKEGNALRNSHVVGFFRRICKLLWFGIQPVFVFDGGAPILKRQTIQHRKRRREGRREDAVRTAGKLLAVQMQRIAEEDHDRRRRDRERDISAREEQQQEVIPDASQLVYDDEALLSQNERRKGRTFRKQDAYHLPDLDGGGIAAMGKPDDPRIMSVEELEEYARQFHEGEDINLYDFSKIDFDGEFFKSLPAPDRYNILNAARLRSRLRMGLSKEQLEEMFPDRMAFSKFQIERVKERNHLTQRLMYEVGMTGTDLTLGVNARVAGEKNREYILVKNEGAEGGWALGVVSRDKDVGEAHKPIDVDAIQVQYQSKEDEEEDEEDFEDVPIEGLNRLPKPSAAQIASYQAAQDIAARRRQIYGNHRQESSPQGEESLFVGGNIENTDVLFAQPPEEALHNDEEDDLNRAIAMSLQNQHGVGQESDHEEEFEDVPMEAPKWTQKSVDAQKPITAKGGSMIAHIVNNRASAAVPRRQEHDTPADSDSDEDMQTVLAKARMKKKPQPKPKFIPVVENKRNPFDGPLPFPKLDWGSSLFGKKKAPEAGPDKKSEVADENPAVLNDQEDDMAGGFERELQDENAPRPLPPWLTDDTDIRESLKKQQETEREINNADRQAAEEEERIYRRKMQDQLIHIDSSSDDDSDVEVLEKPPSPKKPAQKEPITIDPEDDVENIKEASLQTEKPESTEEASTLAYEQEDALEQVVEKAKEPSPEAESQGLADRTMEEPTAHPAQEDEDKSRQSESPEPEFEDVVPTNAGTAAEKSPESIFEEIPSTDAPAVEGNQELDIDDDGLFDDVEYDEFSDPGDEELMAQMAEEAEEHARFASELNNKTAEQNKEDYERELRALRNQQKKDRRDADEVTQVMITECQALLRLFGIPYITAPMEAEAQCAELVRLGLVDGIVTDDSDTFLFGGTRVYKNMFNSNKFVECYLVGDIEKELSLSREQLISLAHLLGSDYTEGLPGVGPVTAVEILSEFPGKSGLENFREWWISVQSQTRPKDADVSTPFRKKFRKSQGTKLFLPPGFPNPAVYDAYLHPEVDDSNENFQWGVPDVEGLRQFLMATIGWSKERTDEVLVPVIKDMNKRDREGTQSNITRFFGGSVGVGAKEAFAPRQKAQGSKRMAAAVDRLRANVTGEEPRGAENGGKRKRASRRNAAAPVDEEEYAEEVSDEGDDEPTSRGRGKGKRARPS